One Propionispora hippei DSM 15287 genomic window carries:
- a CDS encoding SDR family NAD(P)-dependent oxidoreductase, protein MLKGKSIVVTGGGSGLGAAASKAFAREGAKIAVLDLDEAAAKHTANEIMAEGGEAIFQKVNVVDKKSVFLAGDIIAEQFGGIDVWMNCAGVSKILPFLDCTEEIWDFMLDINLKGGFFCCQSAVTHMLKSNGGVIINLSSQSGKKAGSHYQAYCASKFGVIGLTQSIALEFAKQGIRANAICPGVVQTPMWDKQVHEYAKKRNLQPEEVMPYFCKTIPMGRVASYKNFTDMAIFLASDKSEYMTGQALNLTGGSIMF, encoded by the coding sequence GTGTTAAAAGGAAAATCGATCGTTGTTACAGGTGGTGGGAGCGGACTTGGCGCAGCAGCGTCAAAAGCTTTTGCCAGAGAAGGCGCAAAGATTGCAGTGCTCGATCTTGATGAAGCAGCCGCAAAACATACGGCAAATGAAATCATGGCAGAAGGCGGCGAAGCAATTTTTCAAAAAGTAAATGTGGTGGATAAAAAATCGGTCTTTCTAGCTGGAGATATAATTGCTGAACAATTCGGCGGTATTGATGTTTGGATGAATTGTGCAGGAGTATCCAAAATATTACCGTTTCTTGATTGTACAGAAGAAATTTGGGATTTTATGCTTGATATCAATCTCAAAGGGGGATTTTTTTGTTGCCAAAGTGCTGTAACACACATGCTTAAAAGCAACGGTGGAGTTATTATTAACTTGTCATCTCAATCGGGGAAAAAGGCAGGCTCCCATTATCAGGCATATTGTGCCAGTAAATTCGGCGTTATCGGACTTACCCAATCTATTGCTTTGGAGTTTGCAAAACAGGGTATCCGTGCCAATGCCATCTGTCCGGGTGTTGTACAAACTCCCATGTGGGATAAACAAGTTCACGAGTATGCGAAAAAACGCAATCTGCAGCCTGAAGAAGTTATGCCTTATTTCTGCAAAACAATTCCGATGGGACGTGTTGCCAGCTATAAGAACTTTACCGATATGGCAATCTTTCTTGCTAGTGATAAATCCGAATATATGACAGGTCAAGCGCTAAATCTGACAGGTGGTTCTATAATGTTTTAA
- a CDS encoding PTS sugar transporter subunit IIB, which produces MAKVVLARIDDRLIHGQVMTAWLQYVGANHIVIIDDETASDDFVKSIIQMSVPREIRLDIYHCKEAAAEIQKMSDHENLLLLAKNPESFLFLIETGLPLKKVIIGGMGANPERTKLYKNISASDIERAMLKKIMAHGVEVVIHIIPDQKAVGVEEYLK; this is translated from the coding sequence ATGGCAAAAGTAGTATTAGCTCGCATTGATGATCGATTGATTCATGGGCAGGTAATGACGGCCTGGTTACAATATGTTGGAGCAAATCACATTGTAATTATCGATGATGAAACGGCATCTGATGATTTTGTAAAATCAATTATTCAAATGTCGGTGCCAAGAGAAATCAGGCTGGATATTTATCATTGCAAGGAAGCAGCCGCAGAAATTCAAAAAATGAGTGATCATGAAAATCTCTTGCTTCTTGCAAAAAATCCGGAAAGTTTTTTGTTCTTAATTGAAACAGGACTTCCGCTGAAAAAAGTAATTATCGGCGGCATGGGCGCAAATCCCGAACGGACGAAATTATACAAAAATATTTCTGCTTCGGATATAGAAAGAGCAATGCTCAAAAAAATTATGGCTCATGGTGTAGAAGTGGTAATTCATATTATTCCTGACCAGAAGGCAGTTGGCGTGGAAGAATATTTGAAATAA